One Marinibacterium anthonyi genomic region harbors:
- a CDS encoding putative integral membrane protein linked to a cation pump yields MSQFILTGRHVAMIFGASFTVIIGVNIALAVNAVRTFPGLETRNSYVASQSFDADRAAQEALGWQTSAHFEGDYLVVRFDTADGPVEPMITSATLGRATERKDDRDLIFAYDGQAFVAHVPDLGVGKWDLRLEAMAEDGTRFRRRFDMHHTPASGS; encoded by the coding sequence ATGAGCCAGTTCATCCTTACCGGCCGCCACGTGGCGATGATCTTCGGGGCATCGTTCACGGTGATCATCGGCGTCAACATCGCGCTGGCGGTCAACGCGGTGCGGACGTTTCCGGGGCTCGAGACCAGGAATTCCTATGTGGCGAGCCAAAGCTTCGATGCTGACCGCGCCGCGCAGGAAGCGCTTGGCTGGCAGACCTCGGCGCATTTCGAAGGCGACTACCTGGTGGTGCGCTTTGACACCGCCGACGGGCCGGTCGAACCGATGATCACCAGCGCGACGCTGGGCCGGGCGACCGAACGCAAGGACGACCGCGACCTGATCTTTGCCTATGACGGGCAGGCCTTTGTCGCCCATGTGCCCGACCTGGGCGTGGGCAAGTGGGACCTGCGGCTGGAAGCAATGGCCGAGGACGGCACCCGGTTCCGCCGCCGCTTCGACATGCACCACACACCCGCGAGCGGATCGTGA
- the ccoP gene encoding Cytochrome c oxidase subunit III: protein MADNVQKDPATGVDTTGHEWDGIKELNNPLPRWWLWLFYACIAYALVYTILMPAWPMVHRATGGLLGFSTRGQVAEQIAAMNEKNAEITAQLAAADLNTLDPSSPVYHFGMAGGAAIFRANCSQCHGAGAAGAVGYPNLLDDDWLWGGDLESIAYTVTHGIRNDADGDARYSQMPAFGEMLEKQEIADVVEYVLSLSGQDHDAAMAEQGAVVFEDNCSVCHGADGTGDREQGAPNLTDAIWLYGGDRDTLLHTVTFARFGVMPNWGARLSEAEIKAVALYVHGLGGGEAAPEEE from the coding sequence ATGGCTGACAACGTGCAAAAGGACCCGGCAACGGGCGTCGACACGACCGGCCACGAATGGGACGGCATCAAGGAGCTGAACAACCCGTTGCCGCGCTGGTGGCTGTGGCTGTTCTATGCCTGCATCGCCTATGCGCTGGTCTACACGATCCTGATGCCGGCCTGGCCGATGGTGCACCGGGCGACCGGCGGGCTTCTGGGTTTTTCCACCCGGGGCCAGGTCGCCGAACAGATTGCGGCCATGAACGAGAAGAACGCCGAGATCACCGCGCAGCTTGCGGCGGCGGACCTGAACACGCTGGATCCGTCCAGCCCGGTCTATCACTTCGGCATGGCCGGCGGCGCCGCCATCTTCCGCGCCAATTGTTCGCAATGCCACGGGGCAGGGGCGGCCGGTGCGGTGGGCTATCCCAACCTGCTGGACGACGACTGGTTGTGGGGCGGTGACCTGGAATCGATCGCCTACACGGTCACCCACGGCATCCGCAACGACGCCGACGGCGATGCGCGCTATTCGCAGATGCCGGCCTTTGGCGAGATGCTGGAAAAACAGGAGATCGCCGACGTGGTCGAATACGTCCTGTCCCTGTCGGGCCAGGATCACGATGCGGCCATGGCCGAACAGGGCGCCGTCGTCTTCGAGGACAATTGTTCGGTCTGCCATGGCGCGGACGGCACCGGCGACCGCGAACAGGGCGCGCCGAACCTGACCGACGCGATCTGGCTGTATGGCGGCGACCGCGACACGTTGCTGCACACCGTCACCTTCGCCCGCTTTGGCGTGATGCCCAACTGGGGCGCGCGCCTGAGCGAGGCCGAAATCAAGGCCGTCGCGCTGTACGTGCACGGTCTTGGCGGGGGCGAAGCGGCGCCTGAGGAGGAATAA
- the rpfC gene encoding Sensory/regulatory protein RpfC, whose protein sequence is MDFVDPNDTVERQNQKLSRIVESLIRRAEHASAPSELAYAQFERAAYLEAQMLQQTRALERTLDQLSESKAQLGVANIAARTARAHLSEAIEAISEGFALFGPDDRLILANSRFCVNLRDVIPHIRPGLAFRRYLELVSQSDDLDLGHRRSPVDWMNWRLALHDSQAASFNVTLMGDRYFQTSSQRTASGGTVIMHSDVTDLIRVERQERDALMDRQAMLLQATLDHLDQGVCIFGSDGHAVGQNRRLIELLHLPPKLAGGRLSTAVMLDHLGRSTTFPIGFGIAELGFWMRNAARQPPIAFEIKQGGHTFLKIFGRHIPSWGVVMSFTDVTAERLANNALRDLNEGLERRVEDRTKALGEALRDAERATASKSRFVAAASHDLMQPLSSAKLFISSIADSSDDETILNVITKAETSLAHLEQIIEALMDISKLDADKVVMDRRPIPLENVFGILRDQFTPQAAQKGLGLSVVPSSLLIESDPGYLRRILENLISNAVRYTDRGRVVVGVRRRGNTARIEVWDTGRGMTEDEKRVIFEEFRKLDPGSSPAQGLGLGLAIVDRACASLDHPLTVQSTPGVGSCFSVSVPILDAYWTSERNRIDESPELAEPNCDGIIVMLVENDRQLRRALSLHIEGWGGLVVPAESAEDAVDLINEAGIRPDALLLDYHLGEGPTGLDVYHQISRRQGPCACRIVTADRSRNLRRYCADHGLEILNKPIDRAKLLDFLNEVSAAKRLRAAE, encoded by the coding sequence ATGGATTTCGTGGATCCGAACGACACCGTCGAGAGGCAGAACCAGAAGCTGTCTCGCATCGTCGAAAGCCTGATCCGGCGCGCCGAACATGCCAGCGCGCCGTCGGAACTGGCCTATGCCCAGTTCGAACGGGCCGCCTATCTCGAAGCGCAGATGCTGCAGCAGACGCGGGCGCTGGAACGCACGCTGGACCAGCTGTCGGAAAGCAAGGCGCAGCTGGGGGTGGCCAATATCGCCGCCCGCACCGCGCGCGCCCACCTGTCCGAGGCGATCGAGGCGATTTCCGAAGGCTTCGCGCTGTTCGGCCCCGATGACCGGCTGATCCTGGCCAATTCGCGGTTCTGCGTGAACCTCAGGGACGTGATCCCGCATATCCGCCCCGGCCTGGCCTTCCGGCGCTACCTGGAACTGGTCAGCCAGTCCGACGACCTGGACCTGGGCCACCGCCGATCGCCCGTGGACTGGATGAACTGGCGCCTCGCGCTGCACGACAGCCAGGCCGCCAGCTTCAACGTCACCCTGATGGGCGACCGCTATTTCCAGACCTCGTCGCAGCGCACCGCCAGCGGTGGAACGGTGATCATGCATTCCGATGTGACCGACCTGATCCGGGTCGAACGGCAGGAACGCGACGCACTGATGGACCGCCAGGCGATGCTGCTGCAGGCCACGCTCGACCATCTCGACCAGGGCGTCTGCATCTTCGGCTCCGACGGCCACGCAGTGGGCCAGAACCGCCGGCTGATCGAATTGCTGCACCTGCCGCCGAAACTGGCCGGCGGGCGGCTGTCGACCGCGGTCATGCTGGACCACCTGGGCCGCAGCACCACCTTTCCCATCGGCTTCGGCATCGCCGAACTGGGATTCTGGATGCGCAACGCCGCCCGCCAGCCCCCCATCGCCTTCGAGATCAAGCAGGGCGGGCACACGTTCCTGAAGATCTTCGGCCGCCACATCCCCAGCTGGGGCGTGGTGATGAGCTTTACCGACGTCACCGCCGAACGGCTGGCCAACAACGCGCTGCGCGACCTGAACGAAGGCCTGGAACGCCGGGTCGAGGACCGCACCAAAGCCCTGGGCGAGGCGCTGCGCGACGCCGAACGCGCGACAGCGTCGAAATCCCGCTTTGTCGCGGCCGCCTCCCACGACCTGATGCAGCCGCTCAGCTCGGCCAAGCTGTTCATCTCGTCCATCGCCGACAGTTCCGATGACGAGACGATCCTGAACGTGATCACCAAGGCGGAAACCTCGCTCGCGCATCTCGAACAGATCATCGAGGCGCTGATGGACATCTCGAAGCTGGATGCCGACAAGGTGGTGATGGACCGCCGGCCGATCCCGCTGGAAAACGTCTTCGGCATCCTGCGCGACCAGTTCACGCCGCAGGCGGCGCAGAAGGGGCTGGGCCTGTCGGTGGTGCCCTCATCGTTGCTGATCGAAAGCGATCCGGGCTACCTGCGGCGGATCCTGGAAAACCTGATATCGAACGCGGTGCGCTACACCGACCGGGGCCGCGTCGTCGTGGGCGTCCGCCGGCGCGGCAACACGGCCAGAATCGAGGTCTGGGATACCGGCCGCGGCATGACCGAGGACGAAAAGCGCGTGATCTTCGAGGAATTCCGCAAGCTCGACCCGGGCTCCAGCCCGGCTCAGGGCCTGGGCCTGGGCCTCGCCATCGTCGACCGCGCCTGCGCCTCGCTCGATCACCCCCTGACGGTCCAGTCCACGCCGGGCGTCGGCAGTTGCTTCTCGGTTTCGGTGCCGATCCTCGATGCCTACTGGACGTCGGAAAGGAACCGCATCGACGAAAGCCCCGAACTGGCCGAGCCCAATTGCGACGGCATCATCGTCATGCTGGTGGAAAACGACCGCCAGCTGCGCCGGGCGCTGTCGCTGCACATCGAAGGCTGGGGCGGGTTGGTGGTGCCGGCGGAATCCGCCGAGGACGCGGTCGACCTGATCAACGAGGCCGGCATCCGCCCCGACGCGCTGCTGCTGGACTACCACCTGGGCGAGGGGCCGACGGGCCTGGACGTCTATCACCAGATCTCGCGCCGGCAGGGCCCCTGCGCCTGCCGAATCGTCACCGCCGACCGATCCCGCAACCTGCGCCGCTACTGCGCCGATCACGGGCTCGAGATCCTCAACAAGCCGATCGACCGCGCCAAGCTGCTCGACTTTCTCAACGAGGTCAGCGCCGCCAAGCGTCTGCGGGCCGCCGAGTAA
- a CDS encoding cbb3-type cytochrome c oxidase subunit II, protein MADTENTQATEAPKKGFLNKHAILERSPTLLFIFSFLVVTVGGIVEIAPLFWLENTIEEVEGVRPYSPLELKGRDIYVREGCYVCHSQMIRPMRDEVERYGHYSLAAESMYDHPFQWGSKRTGPDLARVGGRYSDAWHVDHLVNPQSVVPESIMPKYEFLLETPLDYAHVEDLMKTHRMVGVPYTDEMIETAMSDLVAQSDPDRDYDAMLERYPGAAVANFDSQPGVSEMDALIAYLQVLGTMVDFSTFTADASR, encoded by the coding sequence ATGGCTGATACCGAAAACACGCAAGCGACAGAGGCCCCGAAGAAAGGGTTCCTGAACAAGCACGCCATCCTGGAACGCAGCCCCACGCTGCTGTTCATCTTCTCCTTCCTCGTGGTCACCGTCGGTGGCATCGTCGAGATCGCGCCGCTGTTCTGGCTGGAAAACACGATCGAGGAAGTCGAAGGGGTGCGGCCCTATTCGCCCTTGGAGCTGAAGGGCCGGGACATCTATGTGCGCGAAGGCTGCTATGTCTGCCACAGCCAGATGATCCGCCCCATGCGGGACGAGGTCGAACGCTATGGCCACTATTCGCTGGCGGCTGAATCGATGTACGACCACCCGTTCCAGTGGGGATCCAAGCGCACCGGGCCCGACCTGGCGCGCGTGGGGGGGCGGTATTCGGATGCCTGGCATGTGGATCACCTGGTGAACCCGCAATCCGTGGTGCCCGAAAGCATCATGCCCAAGTATGAATTCCTGCTGGAGACGCCGCTGGACTACGCCCATGTCGAGGATCTGATGAAGACCCACCGCATGGTCGGCGTGCCCTATACCGACGAGATGATCGAGACCGCCATGTCCGACCTGGTCGCCCAGTCCGATCCGGACCGCGACTATGACGCCATGCTCGAACGCTACCCGGGGGCCGCCGTGGCGAATTTCGACAGCCAGCCGGGGGTTTCCGAGATGGACGCGCTGATCGCCTATCTTCAGGTGCTGGGCACGATGGTCGATTTCTCGACCTTCACCGCAGACGCAAGCCGGTAA
- the copA_4 gene encoding Copper-exporting P-type ATPase A, whose translation MSVAACPACVVAGPAAEQAGRGAGQPTHHLVLPQIHCAACIRSVETVLGTQPGIDNARVNLTLKRAAITAEPGADPTPWIEALAAAGFEAHEAQDLAPTDDRARMLIVRLGVAGFAMMNVMLLSVAVWAGATDATRDMFHWISAAIAIPAALFCAQPFFSNAWSALKAGRLNMDVPISLAILLACGMSLFEVIESGAHAYFDAALSLTFFLLAGRVLDQRMRSAARSAARDLAALEPSRVIRIEDGQHISRPVSDIAVGDRLWLAAGSRLPVDGDLLSEGAEVDRSAITGESLSVPRGQGAHLLAGEVTLTGPIEVTATAVGEDTTLRRMTRLVEIAENARSRYTSLADRAARIYAPAVHLVSVAAFLAWVVLTGDVRHALNVAIATLIITCPCALGLAVPAVATAATGRLFRKGLLVKSETALERLAGIDMVVFDKTGTLTRSGLTPPADFPDDLRPVLRALAAASDHPLSRGLAASLADVTPAQLSAIVEDPGQGVRATWQGRAVRLGRADWADWAGSDHDGTVFAMGDQSWPLTPSERLLEDAAPTVAALKALGLPVQILTGDTPAKAQAIAAQLNATEVHAGMTPDAKQAHIATLQGNGHKVLMVGDGLNDTAALASAHASIAPGSALEASRNVADIVLVAGTLAGIDDAITTARSARRRILENFALAACYNAIAIPFAVLGLVTPLWAALAMSASSVTVILNAMRVR comes from the coding sequence GTGAGCGTCGCCGCCTGTCCGGCCTGTGTCGTGGCAGGCCCTGCCGCGGAACAGGCGGGGCGGGGCGCGGGCCAGCCGACCCACCACCTGGTGCTGCCGCAGATCCATTGCGCGGCCTGCATCCGGTCCGTGGAAACCGTGCTGGGCACCCAGCCCGGCATCGACAATGCCCGGGTGAACCTGACCCTGAAGCGCGCGGCGATCACCGCCGAACCGGGCGCCGATCCCACCCCCTGGATCGAAGCGCTGGCCGCCGCCGGGTTCGAAGCCCACGAGGCGCAGGACCTGGCGCCCACCGACGACCGCGCGCGCATGCTGATCGTGCGCCTTGGCGTGGCCGGGTTCGCCATGATGAACGTCATGCTGCTGTCGGTTGCCGTCTGGGCGGGGGCCACGGATGCAACGCGCGACATGTTCCACTGGATCAGCGCCGCCATCGCCATTCCCGCCGCGCTGTTCTGCGCGCAGCCGTTCTTTTCCAACGCCTGGAGCGCGCTGAAGGCGGGGCGGCTGAACATGGATGTGCCGATCTCGCTGGCGATCCTGCTGGCCTGCGGCATGTCGCTGTTCGAGGTCATCGAAAGCGGCGCGCATGCCTATTTCGACGCGGCCCTGTCGCTGACCTTCTTCCTGCTGGCGGGCCGGGTTCTGGACCAGCGGATGCGGTCTGCCGCGCGATCGGCCGCGCGGGACCTGGCGGCACTTGAACCGTCGCGCGTGATCCGGATCGAGGACGGGCAGCACATCAGCCGCCCGGTGTCGGACATCGCCGTGGGGGATCGGTTGTGGCTGGCCGCCGGATCGCGGCTGCCGGTGGACGGCGACCTGCTGTCGGAGGGCGCCGAAGTCGACCGGTCGGCCATCACCGGCGAAAGCCTGTCGGTGCCGCGCGGGCAGGGCGCGCACCTGCTGGCGGGCGAAGTCACGCTGACCGGCCCGATCGAGGTGACCGCCACGGCAGTGGGCGAAGACACCACGCTGCGCCGCATGACCCGCCTGGTCGAGATCGCCGAAAACGCGCGCAGCCGCTACACCAGCCTTGCCGACCGCGCCGCGCGGATCTATGCGCCGGCGGTCCACCTGGTGTCCGTTGCGGCCTTCCTGGCCTGGGTCGTTCTGACCGGCGATGTGCGCCACGCGCTGAACGTCGCCATCGCCACGCTGATCATCACCTGTCCCTGCGCCCTTGGGCTGGCCGTGCCTGCGGTCGCCACGGCCGCCACCGGGCGGCTGTTCCGCAAGGGCTTGCTGGTGAAATCGGAAACCGCGCTGGAACGGCTGGCGGGCATCGACATGGTGGTATTCGACAAGACCGGCACGCTGACCCGGTCGGGCCTGACCCCGCCCGCCGATTTCCCCGACGACCTGCGCCCGGTGCTGCGCGCGCTTGCCGCCGCGTCGGATCACCCGCTGTCGCGCGGTCTGGCGGCCTCCCTTGCCGATGTCACGCCCGCGCAACTGAGCGCCATCGTCGAGGACCCGGGGCAGGGCGTCCGCGCCACGTGGCAGGGCCGTGCCGTCCGCCTTGGGCGCGCCGATTGGGCCGATTGGGCCGGCAGCGACCACGACGGCACCGTGTTTGCCATGGGCGACCAAAGCTGGCCGCTGACCCCGTCCGAACGCCTGCTGGAGGATGCCGCCCCCACCGTCGCAGCGCTGAAGGCGCTTGGCCTGCCGGTCCAGATCCTGACCGGCGACACGCCCGCCAAGGCGCAGGCCATCGCCGCGCAGCTGAACGCGACCGAGGTGCACGCAGGCATGACACCCGACGCCAAGCAGGCCCATATCGCCACCCTGCAGGGCAATGGCCACAAGGTCCTGATGGTCGGCGACGGGCTGAACGACACCGCCGCGCTGGCCTCGGCCCATGCGTCCATCGCGCCGGGATCGGCATTGGAAGCGTCGCGCAACGTGGCCGATATCGTGCTGGTCGCGGGCACGCTGGCGGGGATCGACGACGCCATAACCACGGCCCGGTCCGCCCGCCGCCGCATCCTGGAAAACTTCGCCCTTGCCGCTTGTTACAACGCCATCGCCATCCCCTTCGCGGTGCTGGGCCTTGTCACGCCGCTGTGGGCGGCGCTGGCCATGTCGGCCAGTTCCGTCACCGTCATCCTGAACGCCATGAGGGTCCGCTGA
- the degU_1 gene encoding Protease production enhancer protein translates to MSQEKPSDWALIIDDHPLFCDALELTLRAVSSLQNIATADCMAAAMDTIQSRGKPSLVVLDLNLPDVSGLDGLVKLKGSITPCPIIVVSSMCENAMISAALRAGASGFVPKHSRRVVFKEALQSVANNEIYKPPGYVETPDIDDKIDIVERLASLTRQQSCILDLICEGKLNKQIAYELSIAETTVKAHVTAIMRKLGVQSRTQAVLVAQQAKFSSVLPESD, encoded by the coding sequence ATGAGCCAGGAGAAACCGTCGGATTGGGCCCTCATCATCGATGACCATCCCTTGTTCTGCGATGCCCTGGAACTGACCCTGCGCGCCGTATCCTCGCTGCAGAACATCGCCACCGCCGATTGCATGGCCGCCGCGATGGACACGATCCAGTCGCGCGGCAAACCCTCCCTTGTCGTGCTTGACCTCAACCTGCCGGACGTTAGCGGGCTGGACGGGCTGGTCAAGCTGAAGGGGTCGATCACCCCGTGCCCGATCATCGTGGTGTCGTCGATGTGCGAAAACGCCATGATCTCGGCCGCCCTGCGCGCCGGCGCGTCGGGCTTCGTGCCCAAGCACAGCCGCCGCGTGGTCTTCAAGGAGGCGCTGCAAAGCGTCGCCAACAACGAGATCTACAAGCCCCCCGGCTACGTCGAAACCCCCGACATCGACGACAAGATCGACATCGTGGAACGGCTGGCCTCGCTGACCCGTCAGCAAAGCTGCATCCTCGACCTGATCTGCGAAGGCAAGCTGAACAAGCAGATCGCCTATGAACTGTCGATCGCCGAAACCACCGTGAAGGCCCATGTCACCGCCATCATGCGCAAGCTCGGCGTGCAAAGCCGGACGCAGGCGGTGCTGGTCGCCCAGCAGGCCAAATTCTCCAGCGTCTTGCCTGAAAGCGACTAA
- a CDS encoding hypothetical protein (Cytochrome c oxidase subunit 1-like) encodes MWDVLKIVLPGLVALLAAMAANWGLDLAYQVHALLIMLIAGGVCLYQIRNTGEPGIDAVAAPEGYMDDVVRAGVIATTFWGVVGFLAGVFIASQLAFPALNFEWGQPFTNFGRLRPLHTSAVIFAFGGNALIMSSFYIVQRTSGARLWGGNLAWFVFWGYQLFIVLAATGYLLGSTQSKEYAEPEWYVDIWLTIVWVAFLAVFLGTIVKRKEKHIYVANWFLLSFIITVAMLHIVNNLSIPVSIFGSKSVQVFSGVQDAMTQWWYGHNAVGFFLTAGFLGMMYYFVPKQAERPVYSYKLSIIHFWALIFLYIWAGPHHLHYTALPDWASTLGMVFSIMLWMPSWGGMINGLMTLQGAWDKLRTDPIMRMLVISLAFYGMSTFEGPMMSIRAVNSLSHYTDWTIGHVHSGALGWNGMITFGALYFLTPRLWGRREMYSMSAINWHFWLATIGIVLYAASMWVTGIMEGLMWREVDAQGFLVNSFADTVAAKFPMYVVRALGGLMYLSGALIMAWNIWMTIIGKAPSKVAAATPAE; translated from the coding sequence ATGTGGGACGTATTGAAAATCGTGTTGCCGGGGCTTGTCGCCCTGTTGGCGGCAATGGCCGCCAACTGGGGCCTTGACCTGGCCTACCAGGTGCACGCGCTGCTGATCATGCTGATCGCGGGCGGGGTGTGCCTGTATCAGATCCGCAATACCGGTGAGCCAGGCATCGACGCCGTCGCGGCGCCGGAGGGCTACATGGATGACGTCGTCCGCGCCGGGGTCATCGCGACAACCTTCTGGGGGGTCGTGGGCTTTCTTGCGGGGGTCTTCATTGCCAGCCAGCTTGCCTTTCCCGCGCTGAATTTCGAGTGGGGCCAGCCCTTTACCAACTTCGGACGCCTGCGCCCGCTGCATACCAGCGCGGTGATCTTCGCCTTTGGCGGCAACGCGCTGATCATGTCGTCCTTCTATATCGTCCAGCGGACGTCGGGCGCGCGGCTTTGGGGCGGCAACCTGGCGTGGTTCGTGTTCTGGGGCTACCAGCTGTTCATCGTGCTGGCCGCCACCGGCTACCTGCTGGGGTCGACCCAGTCCAAGGAATACGCCGAACCCGAATGGTACGTCGACATCTGGCTGACCATCGTCTGGGTCGCCTTCCTGGCGGTGTTCCTGGGCACGATCGTGAAGCGCAAGGAAAAGCACATCTACGTGGCCAACTGGTTCCTGCTGAGCTTCATCATCACCGTCGCGATGCTGCATATCGTCAACAACCTGTCGATCCCGGTGTCGATCTTCGGGTCGAAATCCGTGCAGGTGTTTTCGGGCGTGCAGGATGCGATGACGCAGTGGTGGTACGGCCACAACGCCGTGGGGTTCTTCCTGACCGCCGGCTTCCTGGGGATGATGTACTATTTCGTGCCGAAACAGGCGGAACGGCCGGTCTATTCCTACAAGCTGTCGATCATCCACTTCTGGGCGCTGATCTTCCTTTATATCTGGGCCGGTCCGCACCACCTGCATTACACCGCGCTGCCCGACTGGGCCTCGACGCTGGGCATGGTGTTTTCGATCATGCTGTGGATGCCGTCCTGGGGGGGCATGATCAACGGGCTGATGACGCTGCAGGGCGCCTGGGACAAGCTGCGCACCGATCCGATCATGCGGATGCTGGTGATTTCGCTGGCCTTCTACGGCATGTCCACGTTCGAAGGGCCGATGATGTCGATCCGCGCGGTCAACAGCCTGAGCCACTACACCGACTGGACCATCGGTCACGTGCATTCCGGCGCGCTTGGCTGGAACGGGATGATCACCTTCGGTGCGCTCTACTTCCTGACGCCGCGCCTGTGGGGCCGCCGGGAGATGTATTCGATGTCGGCGATCAACTGGCACTTCTGGCTCGCCACCATCGGCATCGTTCTTTACGCGGCGTCGATGTGGGTCACCGGCATCATGGAAGGCCTGATGTGGCGTGAAGTCGATGCCCAGGGCTTCCTGGTCAATTCCTTCGCCGACACCGTCGCCGCCAAGTTCCCGATGTACGTGGTGCGTGCGCTGGGGGGGCTGATGTACCTGTCGGGCGCGCTGATCATGGCCTGGAACATCTGGATGACCATCATCGGCAAGGCGCCGTCCAAGGTCGCGGCCGCGACGCCGGCCGAGTGA
- a CDS encoding cytochrome c oxidase accessory protein CcoG yields MSNTAPESLYAAREPIFPRRVSGKFRNLKWWIMGITLGIYYLMPWIRWDRGPNLPDQAVLIDLAGRRFYFFWIEIWPHEFYFVAGLLIMAGLGLFLFTSALGRVWCGYTCPQTVWTDLFMLVERWIEGDRNARVRLWRSDWTAKKLRLRITKFVVWFLIALATGGAWVFYFADAPTLAMQLFTVSAPAAAWTTILVLTFTTFVLGGFMREQVCIYMCPWPRIQAAMMDPDTLTVAYRDWRGEPRGKHRKSEDADKLGDCIDCMACVNVCPMGIDIRDGQQMECITCALCIDACDDIMAKVGKERGLIDYLALSDQPREEAGEKPRPVWQHIFRTRTIIYTALWSLVGVGLVWALFVRSDFDVNVTPIRNPTYVTMSDGSIRNAYDMRILNKYGDDRPFRIQVEGDPAVRVSLEGTVYENVMVPANETMSQRVYVIAPRDADPSRADRTDIRFWIEDLVSGERVHHDTIFNGRGDE; encoded by the coding sequence ATGAGCAACACAGCCCCCGAAAGCCTTTACGCCGCGCGCGAGCCGATCTTTCCCCGCCGCGTGTCGGGCAAGTTCCGCAATCTCAAGTGGTGGATCATGGGGATCACCCTGGGCATCTACTACCTGATGCCCTGGATCCGCTGGGACCGCGGCCCGAATCTGCCCGACCAGGCCGTCCTGATCGACCTGGCGGGCCGGCGCTTCTACTTTTTCTGGATCGAGATCTGGCCCCACGAATTCTACTTTGTCGCCGGACTGCTGATCATGGCCGGGCTTGGCCTGTTCCTGTTCACCTCGGCGCTGGGGCGGGTCTGGTGCGGCTATACCTGCCCGCAGACCGTCTGGACCGACCTGTTCATGCTGGTCGAACGGTGGATCGAAGGCGACCGCAACGCGCGGGTGCGGCTGTGGCGGTCGGACTGGACGGCCAAGAAGCTGCGGCTGAGGATCACCAAGTTCGTGGTCTGGTTCCTGATCGCGCTGGCCACCGGGGGCGCCTGGGTCTTCTATTTCGCAGACGCGCCGACGCTGGCGATGCAGCTGTTCACCGTGTCGGCGCCGGCCGCGGCCTGGACGACGATCCTGGTGCTGACCTTCACCACCTTCGTGCTGGGCGGGTTCATGCGCGAACAGGTCTGCATCTACATGTGCCCCTGGCCGCGAATCCAGGCCGCGATGATGGACCCCGACACGCTGACCGTGGCCTACCGCGACTGGCGGGGCGAACCGCGCGGCAAGCACCGCAAGTCGGAAGACGCCGACAAGCTGGGGGATTGCATCGACTGCATGGCCTGCGTCAACGTCTGCCCAATGGGCATCGACATCCGCGACGGCCAGCAGATGGAATGCATCACCTGTGCGCTGTGCATCGACGCCTGCGACGACATCATGGCCAAGGTCGGCAAGGAACGCGGCCTGATCGACTACCTGGCGCTGTCGGACCAGCCGCGCGAGGAGGCGGGCGAAAAGCCGCGCCCGGTCTGGCAGCACATCTTCCGCACCCGCACGATCATCTACACCGCGCTGTGGTCGCTGGTGGGCGTGGGGCTGGTCTGGGCGCTGTTCGTGCGGTCGGACTTTGACGTCAACGTCACGCCGATCCGCAACCCGACCTATGTCACCATGTCCGACGGGTCGATCCGCAATGCCTACGACATGCGCATCCTGAACAAGTACGGCGATGACCGGCCCTTCCGCATCCAGGTCGAAGGCGATCCGGCGGTTCGGGTCTCGCTTGAGGGCACGGTTTATGAGAACGTGATGGTGCCCGCGAACGAGACCATGTCCCAGCGGGTCTACGTGATCGCGCCGCGCGACGCGGATCCGTCCAGGGCCGACCGGACCGACATCCGTTTCTGGATCGAGGACCTGGTGTCGGGCGAACGGGTCCACCACGACACGATCTTCAACGGAAGAGGCGACGAATGA
- a CDS encoding cytochrome oxidase maturation protein, cbb3-type, which yields MNILVILIPVSLALGGLALAGFLWTIRSDQYDDPDGDAWRILNEDD from the coding sequence ATGAACATCCTCGTCATCCTCATCCCCGTCTCGCTGGCCCTGGGCGGCCTGGCGCTGGCCGGGTTCCTGTGGACCATCCGGTCCGACCAGTACGACGACCCCGACGGCGACGCCTGGCGCATCCTGAACGAAGACGACTGA
- a CDS encoding Cbb3-type cytochrome oxidase, subunit 3, translated as MDTYSAFRHFADSWGLLAMFLFFVGMVLWVFRPGASTSQRDTASIVLRDDKPGHRESDADPDDLKKTETA; from the coding sequence ATGGACACCTATTCCGCCTTCCGCCACTTCGCGGACAGCTGGGGCCTTCTGGCGATGTTCCTGTTCTTCGTTGGCATGGTCCTTTGGGTCTTTCGCCCCGGCGCCAGCACGTCCCAACGCGACACCGCCAGCATCGTCCTGCGCGACGACAAGCCGGGGCACCGCGAAAGTGATGCCGACCCCGACGATCTCAAGAAAACGGAGACAGCGTGA